The following proteins are co-located in the Candidatus Phytoplasma asteris genome:
- the tyrS gene encoding tyrosine--tRNA ligase: MSFYEELKWRNLIKDCSNETQVKELLDNNQVKFYCGFDPTSHSLTVGHLVQITMILLMQRQGHLPVILVGGATGLIGDPKETEERKLLSLENSLQNAKSIECQLKNILLNKQVEFVNNYQWLSQIDIISFLRNYGKLFNINYMLSKHAVAKRLASGISFTEFSYMILQSLDFHHLYKNHKVRLQLGGSDQWGNITSGLELIRKLEKKSDALGISTPLLLNSDGTKFGKSEKGVLWVNPSMTSPYEIYQYFLNVSDKEVINYLKMLTLIPKQEILELEKNTLENPQQRLAQKALTQNIITLIHSSDILQECIKTNQILFSNAKKESFQEKDFILLQKTLFCHSTKEDILLVDALVQTKLATSKSEAREFIKDNTIKLFNQKIKSLDFAITKKNTLFDKYVLLKKGKKNNALIVF, encoded by the coding sequence ATGTCTTTTTATGAAGAATTAAAATGGCGTAATTTAATTAAAGATTGTAGTAACGAAACACAAGTTAAAGAATTATTAGACAACAACCAAGTTAAGTTTTACTGTGGGTTTGATCCTACTTCTCATTCTTTAACAGTGGGTCATTTAGTTCAAATAACAATGATTTTATTAATGCAAAGACAAGGACATCTACCCGTTATTTTAGTAGGTGGGGCTACAGGTTTAATAGGAGATCCCAAAGAAACTGAAGAAAGAAAATTATTATCTTTAGAAAATTCATTGCAAAATGCTAAAAGTATTGAATGTCAACTTAAAAACATATTGTTAAACAAACAAGTAGAATTTGTTAATAATTATCAATGGCTTTCTCAAATAGATATCATTTCTTTCCTCAGAAACTACGGAAAACTTTTTAACATTAACTATATGCTTTCCAAACACGCAGTAGCCAAAAGACTTGCTTCTGGCATCTCTTTTACTGAATTTTCTTATATGATTTTACAATCTTTAGATTTTCATCATTTATACAAAAATCATAAAGTTAGATTACAATTAGGCGGTTCTGATCAGTGGGGAAATATCACAAGCGGACTAGAACTCATCAGAAAATTAGAAAAAAAATCCGATGCACTAGGAATTAGCACTCCTCTTTTGTTAAATTCAGATGGAACGAAATTTGGCAAAAGCGAAAAAGGGGTTTTATGGGTAAATCCTTCAATGACTTCCCCTTATGAAATTTATCAATATTTTTTAAATGTTTCTGATAAAGAAGTAATCAATTATCTAAAAATGCTTACTTTAATTCCCAAGCAAGAAATTTTGGAATTAGAAAAAAACACCTTGGAAAACCCCCAACAAAGATTAGCTCAAAAAGCTCTTACCCAAAACATTATTACTTTAATTCATTCCTCAGATATTTTGCAAGAATGTATAAAAACTAACCAAATTTTATTTTCTAATGCTAAAAAAGAATCTTTCCAAGAAAAAGATTTTATTTTATTGCAAAAAACTTTGTTTTGTCATTCCACAAAAGAAGATATTTTATTAGTTGATGCTTTAGTTCAAACAAAACTGGCAACTTCTAAAAGTGAAGCTCGTGAATTTATCAAAGACAACACTATTAAATTATTTAATCAAAAAATCAAATCCCTTGATTTTGCAATAACCAAAAAAAACACTTTATTTGATAAATATGTCCTTTTGAAAAAAGGCAAAAAAAACAACGCTTTAATAGTCTTTTAA
- the sufU gene encoding Fe-S cluster assembly sulfur transfer protein SufU, protein MLEINKLYRDLIIKHYQEPQNWGLSQDPDFINITNKNVSCGDSISLQIKISNQKLIDIKYETQACAICRASASLMSIHLKNLEIQQTLEKINHFLAMINNQIYDETQLDKELLLFKHFINFPGRVACISLPWKALQQVIKAHNKKSY, encoded by the coding sequence ATGTTAGAAATAAATAAATTATATCGTGATTTAATCATTAAACATTATCAAGAACCTCAAAATTGGGGACTTTCCCAAGACCCTGATTTTATAAACATAACTAATAAAAATGTTTCTTGTGGTGATTCTATTTCATTACAAATCAAAATCTCAAATCAAAAATTAATAGATATTAAATACGAAACTCAAGCTTGTGCTATTTGTCGCGCTTCAGCAAGTTTGATGTCTATACATCTTAAGAATCTAGAAATTCAACAAACATTAGAAAAAATAAATCATTTTTTAGCTATGATTAATAATCAAATATATGATGAAACTCAACTTGACAAAGAATTACTATTATTTAAACATTTTATTAATTTTCCTGGAAGAGTCGCTTGTATAAGCCTTCCTTGGAAAGCTTTACAACAAGTAATTAAAGCACACAATAAAAAAAGTTATTAA
- a CDS encoding single-stranded DNA-binding protein has protein sequence MLNKVQLIGNIAHNLEKQYINSNNNQIPKIDFNLAINNKDKVQYIPCVVFRNQAENMSMYLHKGSKIYAEGALLIQKYTTNEGKTRTTTKVIIQNVIFLDNKSK, from the coding sequence ATGTTAAATAAAGTCCAATTAATCGGTAATATCGCCCATAACCTAGAAAAACAATATATCAATAGCAACAACAACCAAATCCCAAAAATAGATTTCAATTTAGCAATTAACAACAAGGATAAAGTGCAATACATCCCTTGTGTAGTGTTTCGTAATCAAGCTGAAAACATGAGTATGTATTTACATAAAGGTTCAAAAATATATGCAGAAGGTGCATTATTAATCCAAAAATATACCACCAACGAAGGTAAAACACGAACCACCACCAAAGTAATTATCCAAAACGTCATCTTTTTAGACAACAAATCCAAATAA
- the rplS gene encoding 50S ribosomal protein L19: MSQLKGQNLIESVNQHQLKDVPFFKPGDTVKVFIKIDEGNRKRVQIFEGLVIKRQGRLVTETFTVRKIFAGVGIELTFPVHSPTNEKIEVVRRGIVRRAKLHYVRNLSSKASRIKEQR, from the coding sequence ATGTCTCAATTAAAAGGACAAAATTTAATAGAATCAGTTAACCAGCACCAACTTAAAGATGTCCCTTTTTTCAAACCTGGTGATACAGTTAAAGTATTTATCAAAATTGATGAAGGAAACCGCAAAAGGGTTCAAATTTTTGAAGGTTTAGTTATTAAACGCCAAGGAAGATTAGTTACAGAAACTTTTACTGTAAGAAAAATATTTGCTGGTGTAGGAATTGAATTAACTTTCCCAGTACATTCCCCTACTAACGAGAAAATAGAAGTAGTTCGTCGTGGTATTGTTCGTCGCGCCAAATTGCATTATGTTCGCAACCTTTCTTCTAAAGCTTCTCGTATTAAAGAACAAAGATAA
- the prfB gene encoding peptide chain release factor 2, which yields MEKYEINQILQNLHQNLQDLKQALDLKKTNQTIEKLNCAMQKEDFWQDPQKAVTISQQFNDLQDKKTTLETLEQNYLDLETLFNLNESPNETSALLEEELKNLTKAVFDFKIKIFLNQPYDINNAILLFHPGAGGTESQDWCEMLFRMYQKYAQKKNFKTEILDYQPGEGAGIKSATLLIKGTYAYGYLKAEKGVHRLVRISPFDANSKRHTSFVACDVLPEINEEIKINLKTEDLKIDVFRSSGAGGQHVNTTDSAVRITHLPTGLVVGCQNERSQIKNKEKALQMLKTKLFQLASKQQKEENAKKFQSDQKENGWGSQIRSYVFHPYKMVKDHRTNQEIFQLEQVMDGNIDEFINGYLTKIPISSPHE from the coding sequence GTGGAAAAATACGAAATTAATCAAATTTTACAAAACTTGCATCAAAACCTTCAAGATTTAAAACAAGCCCTTGATTTAAAAAAAACCAATCAAACAATTGAAAAATTAAATTGCGCCATGCAAAAAGAAGATTTTTGGCAAGACCCCCAAAAAGCTGTTACAATAAGCCAACAATTCAACGACTTGCAAGACAAAAAAACTACTTTAGAAACTTTAGAACAAAATTATTTGGATCTAGAAACTTTATTTAATTTAAATGAAAGCCCAAATGAAACTTCTGCTTTATTAGAAGAAGAATTAAAAAACCTTACTAAAGCCGTTTTTGATTTCAAAATTAAAATTTTTTTGAATCAACCTTATGATATTAACAATGCTATTTTATTATTCCATCCAGGAGCAGGAGGTACTGAATCGCAAGATTGGTGCGAAATGCTTTTCCGTATGTATCAAAAATATGCTCAAAAAAAGAATTTTAAAACCGAAATTCTTGATTATCAACCAGGTGAAGGAGCAGGAATCAAATCAGCTACCTTATTAATTAAAGGAACTTATGCTTATGGTTATCTAAAAGCTGAAAAAGGAGTTCATCGTTTGGTAAGAATTTCTCCTTTTGATGCTAATTCCAAAAGACATACTTCTTTTGTAGCTTGCGATGTTTTGCCAGAAATTAATGAAGAAATCAAAATTAATTTAAAAACAGAAGATCTTAAAATCGATGTTTTTAGAAGTAGTGGTGCAGGCGGACAACACGTAAATACTACTGATTCAGCAGTAAGAATAACTCATTTGCCAACAGGATTAGTAGTGGGTTGTCAAAATGAACGTAGTCAGATCAAAAACAAAGAAAAAGCTTTGCAAATGCTAAAAACCAAGTTATTTCAATTAGCATCAAAACAACAAAAAGAAGAAAATGCTAAAAAATTTCAAAGCGACCAAAAAGAAAATGGTTGGGGTTCTCAAATTAGAAGCTATGTTTTTCATCCTTACAAAATGGTTAAAGATCACCGCACTAATCAAGAAATTTTTCAATTAGAACAAGTAATGGATGGAAACATCGACGAATTTATCAATGGATATTTAACCAAAATACCTATTAGTTCTCCTCATGAATAA
- the rpsP gene encoding 30S ribosomal protein S16 yields the protein MAIKMRLQRFGVHKRPFYRVVASESKNARDGKFLEILGTYDTILDIVELDHNKVQKWLSNGAQPTKTVKKVFKKSKFVAKTNTKVEK from the coding sequence ATGGCAATAAAAATGCGTTTACAACGTTTCGGAGTGCATAAAAGACCTTTTTACAGAGTAGTTGCAAGCGAATCTAAAAATGCTAGAGATGGTAAATTTTTAGAAATTTTAGGAACTTATGACACTATTTTAGATATTGTTGAATTAGACCACAACAAAGTACAAAAATGGTTATCCAATGGCGCTCAACCAACTAAAACAGTCAAAAAAGTATTTAAAAAAAGTAAATTTGTTGCAAAAACTAACACTAAAGTTGAAAAATAA
- a CDS encoding aminotransferase class V-fold PLP-dependent enzyme, with translation MQNNPFRCLFPIFKTNPKIVYFDNAATSLKPQKVIDELTRFYNTNGLNTKSFGVLSHQNTLLMNETRIKTANFINSKPEEIIFTKGTTDSLNILAQSLGETLQEGDEIITSELEHNSSVLPWFKQAKLKKAKLIFVPLNEQNQITVENFAKVLTNKTKIVVLTHVSNLLGYETPIKEITTLAHKKNALVILDSAQSSSHLPIDVKFLDVDFLAFSSHKLYGPFGIGILFGKNHLLEQLQPPSFGGTSIKEFSLKHFLLNEGPNKFESGTPNISGILAFKKALEFVEEIGFENIQKHEKKIYQNIMKELKQIPKITIYNPQAFSNIITFNFNQIHAHDAEAFLAQENIYVRTGRCCAFLATQKLKQTSIIRVSIGIHNNQEDIDILIKNLKKTQTFFSKFNK, from the coding sequence ATGCAAAATAATCCTTTTCGATGTCTTTTCCCAATTTTCAAAACCAACCCCAAGATTGTTTACTTTGATAATGCTGCTACTTCTTTAAAACCTCAAAAAGTAATAGATGAATTGACTAGATTTTATAACACAAATGGACTCAATACCAAATCTTTTGGCGTTTTGTCTCATCAAAACACTTTACTAATGAACGAAACAAGAATTAAAACAGCTAATTTTATTAATTCCAAACCAGAAGAAATTATTTTTACTAAAGGAACTACTGATTCTTTAAATATATTAGCTCAAAGCTTAGGAGAAACCCTTCAAGAAGGTGACGAAATTATTACATCAGAATTAGAACATAATTCTTCCGTGCTTCCTTGGTTTAAACAAGCCAAACTAAAAAAAGCAAAATTAATTTTTGTTCCCCTAAACGAACAGAATCAAATAACTGTAGAAAATTTTGCTAAGGTTTTAACAAACAAAACTAAAATAGTTGTTTTAACTCATGTTTCTAATTTACTAGGGTACGAAACTCCCATTAAAGAAATAACAACTTTAGCTCACAAAAAAAACGCTTTAGTTATTTTAGATTCTGCCCAATCATCAAGTCACCTACCCATAGATGTTAAATTTTTAGATGTAGATTTTTTAGCATTTTCATCCCACAAATTATACGGTCCTTTTGGAATAGGGATTTTGTTTGGCAAAAATCATTTATTAGAACAATTACAACCTCCTTCATTTGGAGGAACTTCCATTAAAGAATTTTCTTTAAAACATTTTTTACTCAACGAAGGTCCTAATAAATTTGAATCAGGAACTCCTAATATTTCAGGAATTCTTGCTTTTAAAAAAGCTTTGGAATTTGTTGAAGAAATTGGTTTTGAAAACATCCAAAAACATGAAAAAAAGATTTATCAAAATATAATGAAAGAATTAAAACAAATTCCTAAAATCACAATTTATAATCCTCAAGCTTTTTCTAATATCATTACTTTTAACTTTAATCAAATTCATGCCCATGATGCAGAAGCTTTTTTAGCTCAGGAAAATATTTATGTAAGAACTGGTAGATGTTGTGCTTTTTTAGCTACTCAAAAACTAAAACAAACAAGTATAATTAGAGTTTCTATAGGCATTCACAACAATCAAGAAGACATTGATATTTTAATTAAAAACTTAAAAAAAACGCAAACTTTTTTCTCCAAATTTAATAAATAA
- the secA gene encoding preprotein translocase subunit SecA codes for MLNFLKKIFNSSKKALRKARTIANKVQNLEAQMALLDDKDFATKTAELKKLFQEGKTLNQLLPEAYALAKEATKRVTGLTPYYVQILGAVILHQGNISEMKTGEGKTLTAIMPAYLNALSGNPVHIVTVNEYLAKREFEGSIGDVFRFLGMTVGLNTKDKDHAQKQQAYLCDILYTTNSELGFDYLRDNMEIEASNLVMKRPYSYAIVDEVDSILIDEARTPLIISQSVKETKNLYKEAQRFVRTLKNRHYLIELETKTIELTEEGITKAENFFQIDNLYNVEHASLLHHVKNALKAAFTMHKDKDYLVDYKDGQVLIIDQFTGRALPGRQFSDGLHQALEAKEGVLIKEETSIGATITYQNFFRLYHKLSGMTGTAKTEEDEFRDIYNMEVIEIPTNVPMIRIDDPDFIFVSLKEKYDALIEEITSRHKKRQPILIGTTTVEVSEIISKKLKKHSIKHEILNAKNHSKEADIIAKAGLKNAVTIATNMAGRGTDIRLGEGVKELGGLAVLGTERHESRRIDNQLRGRAGRQGDPGYSRFFISSEDELAQRFGGTRIEKIISLLQKISDSETKTSSKMVTKFFTKIQKKVESSNFDYRKYLLKYDDILRIQREIIYNQRKEILVSNRVEQIVQDLMQKTLNKAILPHFTNNPTQCQTQTLITFLENKFFPKQTFDLEEVQELCNNPKTNSLDSFQQHLLQKVKATLQSQKDFFEKDPSKSQYFAKGLKWITLKIIDNYYQRHINDMSSLRQGIGFVSYGQQDSFIEYQKEGQVLFNNMIAKIANDITATILKFSFADSFKTPPKQKVFLNNDSSDDESSKKRRTRKVRTSKKPWN; via the coding sequence ATGTTAAATTTTTTAAAAAAAATATTTAATTCTTCCAAAAAAGCTTTAAGAAAAGCTAGAACCATAGCTAATAAAGTACAAAATTTAGAAGCCCAAATGGCTTTATTAGATGACAAAGATTTTGCCACAAAAACCGCAGAATTAAAAAAACTCTTTCAAGAAGGAAAAACCCTTAACCAACTGCTGCCCGAAGCCTATGCTCTTGCCAAAGAAGCTACCAAAAGAGTAACAGGACTTACTCCTTATTACGTTCAAATTTTGGGCGCTGTAATTTTGCATCAAGGAAATATTTCTGAGATGAAAACTGGGGAAGGAAAAACCCTTACTGCCATCATGCCTGCTTATCTTAACGCTTTAAGTGGTAACCCTGTTCACATTGTTACAGTCAATGAATACCTAGCTAAAAGAGAATTTGAAGGTAGCATCGGTGATGTTTTTCGCTTTTTGGGAATGACAGTAGGACTTAATACCAAAGACAAAGACCACGCACAAAAACAACAAGCCTATTTATGTGATATTCTCTACACTACTAACAGTGAATTAGGGTTTGATTATTTAAGAGACAACATGGAAATTGAAGCTTCCAATTTGGTAATGAAACGCCCTTACAGTTATGCTATTGTTGATGAAGTAGACTCTATTTTAATTGATGAGGCAAGAACGCCTTTAATTATTTCCCAAAGTGTCAAAGAAACTAAGAATTTATACAAAGAAGCACAACGTTTTGTTCGCACCCTTAAAAATAGACATTATCTTATTGAATTAGAAACTAAAACAATTGAACTTACCGAAGAAGGAATTACCAAAGCTGAAAACTTTTTCCAAATTGATAATTTATACAACGTAGAACACGCCTCTTTGCTCCACCATGTCAAAAACGCCCTTAAAGCAGCTTTTACGATGCACAAAGACAAAGATTACTTAGTTGATTACAAAGATGGACAAGTTCTAATTATTGATCAATTTACTGGACGTGCTTTGCCAGGACGCCAATTTAGCGACGGTCTTCACCAAGCATTAGAAGCCAAAGAAGGAGTATTAATTAAAGAAGAAACTTCCATTGGAGCTACTATTACTTATCAAAATTTTTTCCGTCTTTATCACAAATTATCAGGGATGACAGGAACTGCCAAAACCGAAGAAGATGAATTTAGAGACATTTATAACATGGAAGTTATCGAAATTCCTACCAATGTTCCTATGATAAGAATTGACGATCCCGATTTTATTTTTGTTTCTTTAAAAGAAAAATACGACGCTTTAATTGAAGAAATAACTTCTCGCCACAAAAAAAGACAACCCATTTTAATTGGGACAACTACAGTAGAAGTTTCTGAAATTATTTCTAAAAAATTAAAAAAACATTCCATTAAACACGAAATTCTAAATGCCAAAAACCACTCTAAAGAAGCAGACATCATTGCTAAGGCAGGACTTAAAAATGCAGTTACTATTGCTACTAATATGGCAGGACGTGGAACTGATATTCGTTTAGGCGAAGGGGTTAAAGAATTAGGCGGACTTGCTGTTTTAGGTACTGAAAGACACGAATCACGAAGAATTGATAACCAATTAAGAGGACGTGCTGGACGTCAAGGCGACCCTGGTTATTCACGTTTTTTTATTTCTAGCGAAGATGAACTTGCCCAAAGATTTGGTGGCACTAGAATAGAAAAAATTATTTCTTTGCTCCAAAAAATAAGCGATTCCGAAACTAAAACTTCATCTAAAATGGTGACTAAATTTTTTACCAAAATACAAAAAAAAGTAGAATCTTCCAATTTTGACTATCGTAAATACCTCTTAAAATATGATGATATTTTACGTATTCAAAGAGAAATTATCTATAACCAAAGAAAAGAAATTCTAGTTAGCAATAGAGTAGAACAAATCGTTCAAGATTTAATGCAAAAGACCCTTAATAAAGCTATTTTGCCACATTTTACTAACAACCCTACCCAATGTCAAACCCAAACTTTAATTACTTTTTTAGAAAATAAATTTTTCCCTAAACAAACCTTTGATTTAGAAGAAGTACAAGAATTATGCAATAACCCTAAAACAAACTCCCTTGATTCTTTTCAACAACATTTATTGCAAAAAGTAAAAGCCACTTTACAATCTCAAAAAGATTTTTTTGAAAAAGACCCTTCTAAATCTCAATATTTTGCAAAAGGTCTTAAATGGATTACATTAAAAATAATTGATAATTACTACCAACGCCACATCAATGACATGAGTTCTTTAAGACAAGGAATTGGATTTGTAAGTTACGGACAACAAGATTCTTTTATTGAATATCAAAAAGAAGGACAAGTTTTATTCAATAACATGATTGCAAAAATTGCAAACGACATTACTGCTACTATTTTAAAGTTTTCTTTCGCAGATAGTTTTAAAACGCCTCCCAAACAAAAAGTTTTTTTAAACAATGATTCAAGCGATGATGAATCTTCTAAAAAAAGAAGAACTAGAAAAGTAAGAACTTCTAAAAAACCTTGGAATTAA
- a CDS encoding sigma-70 family RNA polymerase sigma factor — MLRQKLFKDFLKNKKNLEIRNQLIELHLPLVKKLAYHFKYYPKVLTKEDLYQEGILGLIKALNNYQDLGYDFIAYATPTIKSAINELIRKSHSPSIPQKTTKPNNISFKEEQYKQPNWDKILNPHQLWLKQVKHELLIKKLKTKLSKNEFNVICLNFGISLENNNKPNQQPLSNHAIAQKLNLTLKQIENLKKDAIKKLNPNYKNKEK, encoded by the coding sequence ATGTTAAGACAAAAATTATTTAAAGATTTTTTAAAAAATAAAAAGAATTTAGAAATTCGTAATCAATTAATCGAACTTCATTTACCTTTAGTAAAAAAACTAGCTTATCATTTTAAATATTACCCTAAAGTTTTAACTAAGGAGGATTTGTATCAAGAAGGGATTTTAGGATTAATCAAAGCTCTAAATAATTACCAAGATTTAGGTTATGACTTTATCGCCTATGCAACACCAACAATAAAATCAGCAATCAATGAACTAATAAGAAAAAGCCATTCACCTTCAATTCCCCAAAAAACAACCAAACCAAACAATATCAGTTTTAAAGAAGAACAATACAAACAACCTAATTGGGATAAAATCCTTAATCCGCATCAATTATGGCTAAAACAAGTAAAACATGAATTATTAATAAAAAAACTAAAAACTAAACTAAGTAAAAATGAATTCAATGTTATTTGTTTAAATTTTGGTATCTCATTAGAAAACAACAACAAACCTAATCAACAACCCCTATCCAATCATGCAATCGCCCAAAAACTAAATTTAACTTTAAAACAAATAGAAAACTTAAAAAAAGACGCCATCAAAAAACTAAACCCAAATTATAAAAATAAGGAGAAATAA
- the trpS gene encoding tryptophan--tRNA ligase, whose protein sequence is MPNKRLVSGIKPTGDLTLGNYIGVLKPLLYLQQNLKNFDFYLFIADLHALTFYQEPQTLKQQIKKIAALYLATGLDPEKINLFVQSEVTQHTYLGYLLECNSYFSELQRMIQYKEKSKINAEGIRTSLFTYPTLMAADILIYDANLVPIGKDQKQHLELTKNLATRFNNLYGNTFVVPEPFFNPLGSKIKSLQNPLKKMSKSDTENPKSYILLLDDPQIIKSKITQTVTDSQKIIKYDPENKPGISNLLTIYASLKQISIFESEKLFQKSNYKELKNKVGEEIINFVVPLQQKFYQLINSAKLDDILNKGAQKASLIAEKKIQQVRKKLGISRF, encoded by the coding sequence ATACCAAATAAAAGATTAGTGTCAGGGATCAAACCAACGGGCGATCTTACTTTAGGAAATTATATTGGGGTTTTAAAACCTTTGCTATATTTGCAACAAAACTTAAAAAATTTTGATTTTTATCTTTTTATAGCTGACTTGCACGCCCTTACTTTTTATCAAGAACCCCAAACACTAAAACAACAAATCAAAAAAATAGCAGCTCTTTATTTGGCAACAGGGCTTGATCCTGAAAAAATAAATTTGTTTGTTCAATCTGAAGTAACACAACATACTTATTTGGGTTATCTCTTGGAATGCAATTCTTATTTTTCTGAACTACAAAGAATGATTCAATATAAGGAAAAAAGCAAAATTAATGCAGAAGGAATAAGGACTTCTTTATTTACTTACCCCACATTGATGGCAGCTGATATTTTGATTTATGATGCAAATTTAGTGCCTATTGGCAAAGATCAAAAACAACATTTAGAATTAACTAAAAACTTGGCTACAAGATTTAACAATTTATATGGCAATACTTTTGTTGTTCCGGAACCTTTTTTTAATCCTTTGGGTTCGAAAATAAAATCTTTGCAAAACCCTTTGAAAAAAATGAGTAAAAGTGATACGGAAAATCCTAAAAGCTATATTTTACTTTTGGATGATCCTCAAATAATTAAAAGTAAAATTACCCAAACTGTTACAGATTCCCAAAAAATAATTAAATATGATCCAGAAAATAAACCTGGAATTTCTAATCTTTTAACCATTTATGCTTCTTTAAAGCAAATTAGTATTTTTGAAAGTGAAAAACTTTTTCAAAAAAGTAATTATAAAGAGTTAAAAAATAAAGTCGGTGAAGAAATAATTAATTTTGTTGTACCTTTGCAACAAAAATTTTATCAATTAATTAATAGTGCAAAATTGGATGATATTTTAAATAAAGGAGCCCAAAAAGCTTCCTTGATTGCAGAGAAAAAAATCCAACAGGTACGAAAAAAATTAGGTATTTCAAGGTTTTGA
- a CDS encoding NUDIX hydrolase, protein MSNYINKLRQKIGKDPLFSPGASVIVYENNKYLLQFRKDFNVWGLHGGAMELGETGADVCVRELEEETGLKALEIHPFRTYCGKHFVINYPNGDVVYPVVMAFVVTKTQGKLSPQDDEVAELKWFDEASLPIDAMMEIDKTFLKDFLQHKNQTQPQTYKTKFC, encoded by the coding sequence ATGAGCAACTATATCAACAAATTGCGCCAAAAAATTGGGAAAGACCCTTTATTTTCTCCTGGGGCTTCCGTTATTGTTTATGAAAATAATAAATATTTATTGCAATTCCGCAAAGATTTTAATGTTTGGGGACTTCATGGTGGAGCAATGGAATTAGGAGAAACTGGAGCTGATGTTTGCGTAAGAGAACTAGAAGAAGAAACAGGTCTTAAAGCTTTAGAAATTCATCCCTTTCGTACCTATTGTGGAAAACATTTTGTTATCAATTATCCTAACGGAGATGTTGTCTATCCAGTTGTTATGGCTTTTGTAGTAACTAAAACACAAGGAAAATTAAGCCCACAAGATGATGAAGTTGCTGAACTAAAATGGTTTGATGAGGCCTCTTTGCCAATAGATGCTATGATGGAAATTGACAAAACCTTTTTAAAAGATTTTTTACAACACAAAAACCAAACCCAACCTCAAACATACAAAACTAAATTTTGTTAG
- the trmD gene encoding tRNA (guanosine(37)-N1)-methyltransferase TrmD: MIIEIITIFPLFFKSFCETSIIKRALEQKKVQIKLHDLRTYSKNKHNQVDDSVYGGGVGMLLSFPPFFDCLQKIKTPQSKVILLSPQGQIFNQIHATNFAQKETHLIILCGNYEGVDARILQYIDAEISIGDYVLTGGEIAATVLVDAITRLLPEVIKEQSYLEDSHQQGLLKYPQYTRPQSYLNHEVPAVLLSGNHAKIRCWRQKESLKATLQKRPDLLENKKLTLEQTKLLTEIKQELQK; this comes from the coding sequence ATGATTATTGAAATTATCACTATTTTTCCGCTTTTTTTTAAAAGTTTTTGTGAAACTTCCATTATTAAAAGAGCTTTAGAACAAAAAAAAGTTCAAATAAAACTTCATGATTTAAGAACTTATAGCAAAAATAAACATAATCAAGTAGATGATAGCGTTTATGGAGGAGGAGTTGGAATGTTGCTTTCTTTCCCTCCTTTTTTTGATTGTCTACAAAAAATAAAAACTCCCCAAAGCAAAGTTATTTTATTATCTCCTCAAGGACAAATTTTTAATCAAATACATGCCACTAATTTTGCTCAAAAAGAAACTCATTTAATTATTTTATGCGGTAATTATGAAGGGGTTGATGCAAGAATATTGCAATATATTGATGCAGAAATTTCCATAGGTGATTATGTTTTGACAGGAGGAGAAATCGCTGCTACTGTTTTGGTTGATGCAATTACAAGACTGCTTCCAGAAGTTATCAAAGAACAATCTTATCTTGAAGATTCCCATCAACAAGGTTTGCTTAAATATCCTCAATACACCCGCCCGCAAAGTTATTTGAATCACGAAGTGCCTGCTGTTTTGTTATCTGGAAACCATGCCAAAATAAGATGTTGGCGCCAAAAAGAAAGCTTGAAGGCAACTTTACAAAAAAGACCTGATCTTTTGGAAAATAAAAAATTAACTTTAGAACAAACCAAACTTTTAACAGAAATTAAACAAGAATTACAAAAATAA